A DNA window from Peromyscus leucopus breed LL Stock chromosome 3, UCI_PerLeu_2.1, whole genome shotgun sequence contains the following coding sequences:
- the LOC114697996 gene encoding taste receptor type 2 member 143-like, which translates to MPSTPTLIFMIIFCLVSLASLLHNGFMIIVLGREWMQKRALSAADTIVASLASSRFCLHGMTILINLLASFGFCYQANLLGILWDFTNTLILWLTAWLAVFYCVKISSFSHPAIFWLKWRISQLVPRLLLCSVIMGGLSAIISATGNIIAIQMTISQGSLGNCTLGHMTLDFFRYCYLAHAVLMWLTPFFLFLVSIILLMFSLFRHVVKLRDHRPGACDFHTQAHTMALKSLTFFFIFYILFFLSLVIFATKIKTMQSHWYWVREVIIYMGISLNSIMLVLSNPKLRKTMKMRF; encoded by the coding sequence ATgccctccacacccacactgaTCTTCATGATCATCTTTTGCCTGGTGTCCCTGGCTTCTCTGCTGCACAATGGCTTCATGATCATCGTGCTGGGCAGAGAGTGGATGCAGAAGCGGGCCCTATCAGCAGCTGACACGATTGTGGCCTCTCTGGCTTCTTCCCGGTTCTGCCTTCATGGGATGACCATCCTGATCAATCTCTTGGCCTCCTTTGGTTTTTGTTACCAAGCAAACCTTCTTGGCATCCTCTGGGACTTCACCAACACTCTCATTTTGTGGCTTACTGCCTGGCTAGCTGTCTTCTACTGTGTGAagatctcctccttctctcaccctGCCATCTTTTGGCTCAAGTGGAGGATTTCCCAGTTAGTTCCTAGGCTGCTGCTGTGCTCTGTCATCATGGGTGGCCTGTCAGCCATCATCTCAGCCACTGGGAACATCATTGCTATTCAGATGACCATCTCCCAGGGTTCCCTCGGAAACTGCACTCTTGGTCACATGACATTGGACTTCTTTCGGTACTGTTACTTGGCTCATGCAGTGCTCATGTGGCtcactcctttcttcctgttcctgGTGTCCATTATCTTGCTCATGTTCTCACTGTTCCGACATGTGGTGAAGCTGAGGGACCATAGACCTGGGGCTTGTGATTTCCATACTCAGGCTCATACCATGGCTCTGAAATCCCTtaccttcttcttcatcttctatatattatttttcctgTCCCTGGTAATTTTTGctacaaaaatcaaaaccatgcAGAGTCACTGGTATTGGGTCCGAGAAGTCATCATATACATGGGCATCTCTTTGAACTCCATCATGCTGGTGCTTAGCAATCCCAAACTGAGAAAGACCATGAAGATGAGATTTTAG
- the Tas2r60 gene encoding taste receptor type 2 member 60 — MGCVNLLTWVLGTNSRVPERASFLGPIMSTGEVSTSHTVLGCQTADKAVVTLFITLVLLCLVAMVGNGSIIIALGKKWLLQRTLSAHNKLLMSLAASRFCLQCVVIGKNAYVFLNPTVFPYNTVMQLLNFMWDFLTAVTIWFCSLLGFFYSVKIATLAHPVFMWLKYRVPGWVPWMLVTAVGMSSLTSILCFIGNYIIYMNFVKSDQQPWNVTGNSLRNSFEKFYFFSIKMIMWTIPTVIFSIFMILLLVSLVKHMKKTLSTFSGLRDVRAQAHVKVLLTLLSFIILFISCFLTLVLSSISSTPFQEFRYWMWEVVIHLCTMIHPIVILFSNPGLRAMVKRGCC; from the exons ATGGGCTGTGTGAACCtgctgacatgggtgctagggaccaATTCCAGGGtccctgaaagagca TCCTTCTTGGGACCCATCATGTCCACAGGAGAAGTGAGCACAAGTCACACAGTTCTGGGATGTCAGACTGCTGATAAGGCAGTCGTCACTTTATTTATCACTTTAGTCCTGTTGTGCCTGGTGGCAATGGTAGGCAATGGATCTATCATTATAGCACTGGGCAAGAAATGGttgctccagagaacactgtcaGCTCATAATAAGTTACTGATGAGTCTGGCAGCCTCTCGCTTCTGTCTACAATGTGTGGTGATAGGTAAGAATGCTTATGTTTTCCTGAATCCAACAGTCTTCCCATACAACACTGTAATGCAGCTCCTAAATTTTATGTGGGACTTCCTGACTGCTGTGACTATCTGGTTCTGCTCCTTGCTAGGtttcttttattctgtgaaaATTGCAACCTTAGCCCACCCTGTGTTTATGTGGCTAAAGTACAGGGTGCCTGGTTGGGTACCATGGATGTTGGTCACTGCTGTAGGGATGTCAAGCTTAACTAGTATCCTTTGTTTCATAGgcaattatataatatatatgaactTTGTAAAGAGTGACCAGCAACCTTGGAATGTCACTGGGAATAGCTTAAGAAACTCATTTGAGAAGTTCTActtcttttctataaaaatgatTATGTGGACAATCCCGACTGTTATCTTTAGCATTTTCATGATTTTGCTCCTCGTATCTTTGGTAAAACACATGAAGAAGACTCTCTCGACCTTCTCAGGACTCCGGGATGTTAGAGCACAGGCCCACGTGAAAGTCCTCCTtaccctcctctccttcatcatCCTTTTCATCTCCTGTTTTCTGACTCTGGTACTTAGTTCCATCAGCAGTACACCATTTCAGGAATTCAGGTACTGGATGTGGGAGGTGGTGATTCATCTGTGCACGATGATTCACCCCATCGTTATACTCTTCAGCAACCCTGGGTTGAGAGCAATGGTGAAgaggggctgctgctga